The sequence AGAATACTCAAATATCTACGTCTCACTCCTCAATTTGGTCTGCATTTTTCAACTCACTGGCTATTTAATCTCTTGGCCTTCTCTGATACCGACTGGGCTGGTTACTCTGATGATAGAAAGTCTACTGGTGAGTTTTGTATCTATTTTGGTTCACATCTTGTTTCATGGGAATCCAAAAAGCAACCAACAGTTGCTAGATCCTCCACTTAAGCAGAATATAAGGCCGTCGCAAATATTACTTGTGAGATCTTATGGATACAATCGCTTTAAAAGAACTTGGGATTTTTCTAACCAAACCTCCAACTTTGTGGTGTAATAACTTGGGTGCCACATATTTATCGGTCAATCTAGTGTTACATTCTCGTACCAAACACGTCGaattggattgtaattttgttaGAGATCGAGTAGCTACCAAGACTCTCACAGTTTCCTTTGTTTCCAGCAAGGATCAACTTGCATGCTTATATTTTAACCAAATCCCTCTCCACAACTTGATTTTCCTATTTATGATCAAGCCTCACTATTTGCCAAGTGCCGCTTAACTCGTGGGGGCTGATAAGACAAGTCAATCTTCAGAAAAAGATGAAGTTGATTGCACCAAAAGGAAGGAAGGACCACAAAGTACATGTTTagaaacttctaaaataatacaaaaattaaagagTGAGGATACTCTTGTAAAAACACAATAAGATTTTGTGATACACGTGTCACAATGATAGAGAGTAGGTGgttatatatttagtataaatGATGTAAATGACATGGCCTAAAGATGAcgaaataattttgtaatatgaaAGGAGTTCTTTGAGGCATTTCAGCAAACACTTGGTCTGCACTCTTTCTTATATACTTCATCATGATTTACATGATCCAGTTACTCCATCTATATATTCTTGAGATTCTGCGCTCTACTCTGAAAacttttgataattttctttgCAGCAATCCATCTCATTGACACCAAAAGAGTGCAAGCTGTCATCGGAACACTGACGATTCAGGAATCTGCTCTAATCTCTGACAATAGTAAAACCTTCGAGGATCGAGTACGTATCCCCATCATTTCCCTAGCCTCACTTGCTATGGTCCCATCATTGATACCAATTCAACCGTCCTTTTTCATTCAAATGGCCAACGATGTCACCCTCCACATGAAGTGTATTGCCGCCATTATAGGCCACTTTAGGTGGCGAAAGGTGACCACAATTTACGAAAAGATCAACAACAACGACGGGTTTTCCGCTGAACTAGAGACATTAACCCTCCTTTCCGATTCACTTCGTCTTGTGGATTCAGCAATTGAATACCACTCAACTTTGCCTTCCCTATCCTCTCTGCCAGACCGAAAAGCAGCCATTGAGAAAGAGCTGATGAAGCTACGCAGTTTGAGCAATagggttttcatatttttgccGTCTTCTTTAGAGTCAGCTATTTTGCTTTTTGAGACGGCAAATCAAATGGGTATGATGGAAAAAGGCTACGTGTGGATCGTGACTGATGAGATTGCAAGCCTTCTTGATTCTGTGGATTCTTCTGTTACCTATAACATGCAAGGAGTAATTGGTTTTAAAACCAGCTTTGTTTCTTCCGGTGAAACTTTCAAGCAGTTTAAAACCAAATTCCGAAAGAAGTTCGGATCAGAGTACCCTGAAGAAGAGAATGCTAACCCAAGCATTTTTGCACTTCGAGCTTATGATGCAACTTGGGCCATTGCTCAAGCCATTAACAAAATACAAGGAAGGGTTACCCcgaaaaaattatctcaacaaATCATGCTCAGCAACTTTGAAGGTCTAAGTGGAAAGATAAACTTCAAGAACGGTACTTTGTCACAAGTGCCAGTCTTTCGGATCATTAATGTGGTTGGCAAAAGCTACAAGGAGATAGCATTCTGGTCACCAGAATTCAATTTCTTAGAGAACTTCACCCAGTATGATAGCTTGAAGGTAACAATTGGTAATAGTTCTTCAGGAGTTTTGGGCCCAATATTTTGGCCAGGTGGCCTGCAAACAGTTCCAAAGGGATGGACTTGCAGTGGTGAGCAGAAAGCATTGAGGATAGGGGTTCCTGCCAAGGGTGCATTCAATCAGTTTGTGAAAGTGACTTATGAACAGGACCAGAACAGAACATTCGTCTCCGGTTTTTCCATTGATGTGTTTGAAGCAGTTGTAAAGCGCCTCCCTTATCATTTGCCTTATGTCTTGGTTCCATTCTATGGATCATATGATAATATGGTGGAACAGGTCTTCTACAAGGtaggttttaatttgtttaaactATCAAAACCAATTTTAAGTTTATAGTACAATAATTAAAccagaaggaaaaagaaaagcatgtTTTTCTGCAATGATTATTCAGTACTAATGGTATCATGTTAAACATGTTGATATTATTCATGACTAATGTTATGGCACTTTTATTAATTGTATTACAGAAATAATTAATACGTGTATGATCAATGATCAATATGTAAAACAATATTAGGGCCTGGATGCAGCAGTTGGTGATACAGAAATAATGGCAGATCGGTTTCGATATGCCGAATTTACACAGCCATATGTTGAATCGGGACTCGTGATGGTAGTCAAAGTAAAACCAGATAAGCTGAAAGAGGAATGGTTGTTCATCAAAGTCTTCACAAAAAGCATGTGGCTAATGATAGTGGTGATGCACCTCTTCATAGGGTTCGTCGTTGGTTAATTGAACATGGTGGTAATCCTGAATTTGAGGGCTTCGGAACTATGCTTTGGTTTTCCGTTACTGTCCTATTCTTTCTTCAAAGTAAGTCTCCAGTACCCAACATATTTTAGCATCAGTAACTTTTGTATAAACTGAATCACAAGCAATCCTTTTAAGGTTTTCTTTTGGAGAAATACTTCAGTCACAGATAgatccaataaaaataaacttacaaaatagattgatgttgtatgttagattgtaaaactagtatttttattataaaatatatttaacgtATCGTAACGTTACTTTTCTGGGTTCAAGTTCTCTTTCTGTCTATACAGTACTGTATTTGATGCTATTTATGTTGTCTCCCTTCATTTTATAATCTGCAGGAGAACCAATTAAGAACAGTTTGTCTCGTTTTGTGCTGGCACCATGGCTTTTTGTCATACTTATTGTCTCGGCTAGTTTTACAGCAAGCCTCACTTCCAAAATGACTGTCGCTAGGTTTAAACCGTCTGTCCCAGACATTGTGACACTTCAGAAAACACATGCAGCAGTTGGGTGTAATGGAAACTCTTTCATTGTGAGATACCTGATAAATGTGTTGAACTTTAAGCCAGAGAATATAAGGGGAGTTCATTCGATAAGCGAATACCCTGAAGCCTTTGAGAGAGGGGAAATTGCAGCAGTTTTCTTCGTTGTCCCACACGCCAAAGTCTTCCTCGCAAAATACTGCAAGGGCTATACCATAGCAGGACCCACTTTCAGTCTTGGAGGTTTTGGCTTTGTAAGCAGTCATAGATCTCCTTTTTTATGGTCTTCTTTGTATCTGTTTACTACTGATCTTAATTTCCTTCAAAGctgatattttgtttttgcattttttgcTCCCCATTTCATCTTAGGCTTTCCCAAAGGGTTCTCCTCTGGTCACAGACATTTCAAAAGGAATCCTTGAAGTGAAACAAAGTGGAGAAATGAAACGGCTAGAAAAATTCTTGCTTTCCTCTAATAATTGCTCCTCTTCGGCCAACTTAAACGATGATCTAGAACTAGGTCCCGAGCCTTTCTACAACCTGTTCTTGATTTCAGGTGGGATTTCTGCATTTGCATTCGTACTTACCATAGTGCGTCTAGCTCAAAAAGGTCAACTGAAGATGACCTTCATGCCAGCTAGAATGGTAGATGGCAGCAGAGTTTGGATGTGGGCATTAATATTTCTTGCTCGAATCTACGTAAACTTTCCATTTCCATACAGAATAAGGATCTAAGGCATTACAGAAGCACTAGACTCCCGAAAATTTAGCTTGACAAGATGGAGATCAAAAACCTTCCGAGTgctgcgtgtatatatatacaagatgTAACAACCCCATCCAAgtcggaatattgataatttttattgggcctaaattatatttaatgggctaTATTAGATAAGCACacgagcgataaattattgaaattgattacGAGTTTTTAATTAGggtcaataactaggttaaatttcatttattatttattaaaagagttagactctttttagaatttaaaaatcggctattagaaatttattttaatttaaaatcatcattgTTTGAAGTCTCCTATACAGTCTCAATTACTGCCAATTCtatattgaatgaactactagatcatatttttaaattcaaactatcTTCTTGAATGATTGTGACCAAGTCCAACTCGAATTCGTTGGCATCCTCTCCCAAatatctctataaatatctcattttcgtgtgttatttagaaaaaatcacAAACCCCTATAAGTGCAGCGGCCGAACCCAAGATACTCAGTCCAGCATCATGattgattttgaattgaaaattttaggAAGTAACACTACAAGATAAGTAGCTTGATTATAAATTAAGATTATTAGAGTCAATTCTTTGCAGGAAGCCAATGTTTGtgtaccacgcatgtcatgatatttgtaAGCACGTCATTTATCATGTTTCCttctgcatattatagttatgtatgtattatgcatctcatgcatctTACGTTGCATAAAACACGTAaactttcataagatcaagtgtaagataaactcaaaataattaatcaGATGGCTATTCAAATGCATGGTATCAATGCAATTTcaaggtggatgtgcaagccacggactcaagcgtggtccaccatagtatgccagaatactatcagtggCTCCCCTTGCAGCCGTAGGACATCGGGCCGGTGCATAGCCTTGCACACAAGATTAAGTATGTTGGCCAGTCAAATCAGTCAGACAAATcaaatcagtcagttaattcagataaatcagacatgcatagcataagcatcagtatgatctgtcatgattttaagttgatcagcataaaatattttatgaaaatcttatgtcaAGTATTTTTACGTTATGACGattttcttactgagtcatcgactcattttaatttatttttatatttttaaaccaccacATGTTAGAATATTTGTGAAGGTAGAGCTGCAGGATTTGACTTAGTCTAGGGAGGCGTGACAATGacctagatcatgtacagagattttatgttatgatttttatggcacaaattttgagaaattttaataaatacttctgcgtactctcatttatgatttcaatattttaatacaaaacaactctatttattataaagaattttTGTACCTGACACTTCCTTTAgaatacaagaaaatatttttaagttaaggTTTAGTAATAGCACTCCAACTTCCTCgagaatttttaaataatgtgactTAATTATTAACCGTAAGGAGCAGGATGTTACACAAATTTCCTCTCACTAACTTAGAGCGTGTTTACCAGTACGTAAATGATTGTCATGTACAGATgctgattaatatatatattcatttggAGAGAAATGTGATTTGTAATACAATTCAAAAGACATTCTTTGTATTTAATGCTGAACTTTTAATACATGTCTGTGATATCTTTATAAGCCGGGGAGAAATGCAGAATTTCTTATGTAACTTGAACGGTTTAgttgagtatatatatatatatatatatatatatatatatgagttggCTATGcagtatttttattaaactgtTGAAACAATTTCTTGCTTTTCTTGAATTTGGTGATTGACCAACAAGATTGGGTACTATATGAATGTAGGAAGTTTAGAATATAAAGAGAGTGCCAGTTGTATATGTGGATCTATTTGTTGATGATGAGAACCCAGAATGGCATTGCCCATGTAAGTGCTTGATTTCTGGGACCTGACACGGTAACTCTTAGGAGTTTGATTTGACCGACCGCTAACAGATAATCTCTCTGGAGGTTCGATTTGACCACTAATTGGGTCAATTTGGCGTGCATATCTTGTTCGGGTTTTCTTTTGAGTCAGTTGATGAGCACGAGAAAACTGTTCAAcaatgattttgaataaaatataatttaagagttTCGAATCTTATGACAATCCAATCCATTTCGACTTGCCTGCCTCTCAATTGTTTTAATGTGTGCCCAGCATGATTGAGTCTTTAATCGCCCACATTTGTTATCTTGCCATCCTGATGGGCTTAGGCCCAACACTTATGAAAATATGAACGGGTCTTTTTCCAAAAGatgacatgaaaataaaatatttttcaaatactcATACCAAGATTATTAGAAAAAGGAAACTTATAGACacataatctttttttataattttttaaataataattgagaaGTGGAAGTTTACTTTCCCACTTGGGCCGTGTGCGGTTTGGTTCCCCTCAAGGCCCAAATTGGCCAGTAGATAGTCCAATACAGAACCAATGAAGGAAAGAGAATTGGGTTTGGCCGGAGTGGGCCAGTCAGATACGGTGACTGGTCACGTCACCTGTTAAGACCACAGCCCACACCACCGGACGAGCATGCTGCATTAAATGATCTGGGAAGCCAGCCCGCAACGACAGAGACAGACGTCCACTCACCTCTATGGCCAAGGTAGTGCACGCGCCTCCCACCCCTTACCTGCCACAAGGGACAGATTGAAGACCCACACATAATACGGCAGGGCAACGATTGACATGACAGGGGGAAACATACCACCAGTATAATGTCCCATGCATCCCTGCATGATTTGCTAGCAGTGGGTGAGGACCGCCACGATTGGGTATATAAACACGTCCTGAGCTCAGGTAGATCTCTCTGAACACTTTTCTCCTTACATTCCCACACAAAGAGATAATtctgactttggcatcagagatgTCTGTCACCATTCTGAGCCCTCCTCTCCTTGGGTTTTGCAGGTTGAAGAGAGGAATCGCTTAGTTGCCCAGTCTATGAAACACATCATCAACAATGGCGTCGTCTATGGGATCTGCAGATTAGCGTGTCATCTCCATCTCGACTAGCCTTGCCTCCATGCTTTGGTCTGGTGCCTGTTTACCAGGGCTAGTCGAGATGGAGATGACATGATAAAGGCTAGTCGAGAGAATGAGAGCTGAAAATAGCATGTTTACTGTATAAGTTGCGCATTCAAAGGAGCTAAGGCGAGATAACCGTGAA comes from Juglans microcarpa x Juglans regia isolate MS1-56 chromosome 8S, Jm3101_v1.0, whole genome shotgun sequence and encodes:
- the LOC121244156 gene encoding LOW QUALITY PROTEIN: glutamate receptor 2.5-like (The sequence of the model RefSeq protein was modified relative to this genomic sequence to represent the inferred CDS: inserted 1 base in 1 codon), which encodes MAVASKSFAREGEKKTNCPKRKAAVPVNAGAVLYYDSRMGKEQKVAMDMAARDLHRLNCSMQLVLHLKDSHGNSARATSTAIHLIDTKRVQAVIGTLTIQESALISDNSKTFEDRVRIPIISLASLAMVPSLIPIQPSFFIQMANDVTLHMKCIAAIIGHFRWRKVTTIYEKINNNDGFSAELETLTLLSDSLRLVDSAIEYHSTLPSLSSLPDRKAAIEKELMKLRSLSNRVFIFLPSSLESAILLFETANQMGMMEKGYVWIVTDEIASLLDSVDSSVTYNMQGVIGFKTSFVSSGETFKQFKTKFRKKFGSEYPEEENANPSIFALRAYDATWAIAQAINKIQGRVTPKKLSQQIMLSNFEGLSGKINFKNGTLSQVPVFRIINVVGKSYKEIAFWSPEFNFLENFTQYDSLKVTIGNSSSGVLGPIFWPGGLQTVPKGWTCSGEQKALRIGVPAKGAFNQFVKVTYEQDQNRTFVSGFSIDVFEAVVKRLPYHLPYVLVPFYGSYDNMVEQVFYKGLDAAVGDTEIMADRFRYAEFTQPYVESGLVMVVKVKPDKLKEEWLFIKVFTKSMWLMIVVMHLFIGFVVXLIEHGGNPEFEGFGTMLWFSVTVLFFLQREPIKNSLSRFVLAPWLFVILIVSASFTASLTSKMTVARFKPSVPDIVTLQKTHAAVGCNGNSFIVRYLINVLNFKPENIRGVHSISEYPEAFERGEIAAVFFVVPHAKVFLAKYCKGYTIAGPTFSLGGFGFAFPKGSPLVTDISKGILEVKQSGEMKRLEKFLLSSNNCSSSANLNDDLELGPEPFYNLFLISGGISAFAFVLTIVRLAQKGQLKMTFMPARMVDGSRVWMWALIFLARIYVNFPFPYRIRI